One Rossellomorea aquimaris DNA window includes the following coding sequences:
- a CDS encoding PTS sugar transporter subunit IIC produces MREFLKSKGITLSAKVYFIDALSYMALGLFSSLIIGLIIKTIGEQLPISPGLSEFFIEMGGLAISLMGPAIGAAIAFGLGAPPLVLFAAVVTGAAGASLGGPAGAYVAAVISTEIGKLVSKSTKVDIIVTPFVTIFSGFTIAYFIGPGIADFMSMFGSWISWATEQRPIIMGILVAALMGLALTAPISSAAIALMLELNGVAAGAATIGCAAQMVGFAVISYRENKVGGLLAQGIGTSMLQVPNIVRNPRILIPPTVAGMILAPIGTTIWLMENNAAGAGMGTSGFVGQIMTFKTMGFSWDVTLRILLLHFVGPAFISLLISEYMRKLGWIKPNQMTIETGGK; encoded by the coding sequence GTGAGAGAATTCTTAAAGAGTAAAGGCATTACATTATCTGCAAAGGTTTATTTCATAGATGCGTTAAGTTATATGGCTTTAGGATTGTTCAGTTCGTTGATCATCGGATTAATCATTAAGACGATCGGGGAACAGCTTCCAATTTCTCCTGGGTTAAGTGAATTTTTCATTGAGATGGGGGGGCTGGCAATCAGCTTGATGGGTCCTGCGATCGGGGCAGCCATTGCCTTTGGTCTTGGGGCGCCTCCACTTGTCCTGTTTGCTGCGGTTGTTACGGGAGCAGCAGGCGCAAGCTTAGGTGGACCGGCGGGAGCTTATGTAGCAGCTGTCATATCCACGGAAATCGGTAAGCTTGTCAGCAAATCAACGAAAGTGGATATCATTGTCACTCCATTCGTAACAATCTTTTCAGGGTTTACGATAGCTTACTTTATAGGGCCGGGAATTGCCGACTTTATGAGCATGTTTGGCAGCTGGATCAGCTGGGCGACTGAGCAACGCCCGATTATCATGGGGATACTGGTTGCTGCCCTCATGGGACTTGCTTTGACAGCACCGATTTCGAGTGCGGCCATTGCCCTTATGCTTGAATTGAATGGAGTCGCTGCGGGAGCCGCAACGATTGGATGTGCTGCTCAAATGGTAGGATTTGCAGTCATCAGTTACAGGGAGAATAAAGTAGGTGGATTATTGGCTCAGGGAATAGGTACTTCCATGCTTCAAGTGCCTAATATCGTCCGAAATCCCCGCATTCTCATTCCTCCCACCGTTGCGGGCATGATATTGGCACCCATCGGAACCACGATATGGTTGATGGAAAACAATGCTGCCGGAGCTGGAATGGGAACCAGCGGATTTGTCGGTCAAATCATGACATTTAAAACGATGGGATTCAGTTGGGATGTAACATTGAGAATCCTTCTGTTGCATTTTGTTGGACCTGCATTCATTAGCCTGTTAATATCTGAATATATGCGTAAACTAGGTTGGATCAAACCTAATCAAATGACGATTGAAACAGGGGGCAAATAA